The Nomascus leucogenys isolate Asia chromosome 23, Asia_NLE_v1, whole genome shotgun sequence genome includes a window with the following:
- the KCNA6 gene encoding potassium voltage-gated channel subfamily A member 6, producing the protein MRSEKSLTLAAPGEVRGPEGEQQDAGDFPEAGGGGGCCSSERLVINISGLRFETQLRTLSLFPDTLLGDPGRRVRFFDPLRNEYFFDRNRPSFDAILYYYQSGGRLRRPVNVPLDIFLEEIRFYQLGDEALAAFREDEGCLPEGGEDEKPLPSQPFQRQVWLLFEYPESSGPARGIAIVSVLVILISIVIFCLETLPQFRVDGRGGNNGGVSRVSPVSRGSQEEEEDEDDSYTFHHGITPGEMGTGGSSSLSTLGGSFFTDPFFLVETLCIVWFTFELLVRFSACPSKPAFFRNIMNIIDLVAIFPYFITLGTELVQQQEQQPASGGGSQNGQQAMSLAILRVIRLVRVFRIFKLSRHSKGLQILGKTLQASMRELGLLIFFLFIGVILFSSAVYFAEADDDDSLFPSIPDAFWWAVVTMTTVGYGDMYPMTVGGKIVGSLCAIAGVLTIALPVPVIVSNFNYFYHRETEQEEQGQYTHVTCGQPAPDLRATDNGLGKPDFPEANRERRPSYLPTPHRAYAEKRMLTEV; encoded by the coding sequence ATGAGATCGGAGAAATCCCTTACGCTGGCGGCGCCGGGGGAGGTCCGTGGGCCGGAGGGGGAGCAACAGGATGCGGGAGACTTCCCGGAggccggcgggggcgggggctgCTGTAGTAGCGAGCGGCTGGTGATCAATATCTCCGGGCTGCGCTTTGAGACACAACTGCGCACCCTGTCGCTGTTTCCGGACACGCTGCTCGGAGACCCTGGCCGCCGCGTCCGCTTCTTCGACCCCCTGAGGAACGAGTACTTCTTCGACCGCAACCGGCCCAGCTTCGACGCCATCCTCTACTACTACCAGTCTGGGGGCCGCCTGCGGAGGCCGGTCAACGTGCCCCTGGACATTTTCCTGGAGGAGATCCGCTTCTACCAGCTGGGGGACGAGGCCCTGGCGGCCTTCCGGGAGGACGAGGGCTGCCTGCCCGAAGGTGGCGAGGACGAGAAGCCGCTGCCCTCCCAGCCCTTCCAGCGCCAGGTGTGGCTGCTCTTCGAGTACCCAGAGAGCTCGGGGCCGGCCAGGGGCATCGCCATCGTCTCCGTGTTGGTCATTCTCATCTCCATCGTTATCTTTTGCCTGGAGACCTTACCCCAGTTCCGTGTAGATGGTCGAGGTGGAAACAATGGTGGTGTGAGTCGAGTCTCCCCAGTTTCCAGGGGGagtcaggaggaagaggaggatgaagaCGATTCCTACACATTTCATCATGGCATCACCCCTGGGGAAATGGGGACCGGGGGCTCGTCCTCACTCAGTACTCTTGGGGGCTCCTTCTTTACAGACCCCTTCTTTCTGGTGGAGACCCTTTGCATTGTCTGGTTCACTTTTGAGCTCCTGGTGCGCTTCTCCGCCTGCCCTAGCAAGCCGGCCTTCTTCCGGAACATCATGAACATCATTGACTTGGTGGCTATCTTCCCCTACTTCATCACCCTGGGCACTGAGCTGgtgcagcagcaggagcagcaacCAGCCAGTGGAGGAGGCAGCCAGAATGGGCAGCAGGCCATGTCCCTGGCCATCCTCAGAGTCATCCGCCTGGTCCGGGTGTTCCGCATCTTCAAGCTCTCCCGCCACTCCAAGGGGCTGCAGATCCTGGGCAAGACCTTGCAGGCCTCCATGAGGGAGCTGGGGCTgctcatcttcttcctcttcatcgGGGTCATCCTCTTCTCCAGTGCCGTCTACTTCGCAGAGGCTGACGATGACGATTCGCTTTTCCCCAGCATCCCGGATGCCTTCTGGTGGGCAGTGGTTACAATGACCACGGTAGGTTACGGGGACATGTACCCCATGACAGTGGGGGGCAAGATCGTGGGCTCGCTGTGTGCCATCGCTGGGGTCCTCACCATTGCCCTGCCTGTGCCCGTCATCGTCTCCAACTTCAACTACTTCTACCACCGGGAGACGGAGCAGGAGGAGCAAGGCCAGTATACCCACGTCACTTGTGGGCAGCCTGCGCCGGACCTGAGGGCAACTGACAACGGACTTGGCAAGCCTGACTTCCCCGAGGCTAACCGGGAACGGAGACCCAGCTACCTTCCTACGCCACATCGGGCCTATGCAGAGAAAAGAATGCTCACGGAGGTCTGA